One genomic segment of Rhodothermales bacterium includes these proteins:
- a CDS encoding AarF/UbiB family protein, whose amino-acid sequence MPDTPPPRPLDDDALDAAFEAARSGGGDVGHGPPPESLPRTLPEARPVQPPPDPPPISPAVPPSGFEVLEEGPPPSLVRRFLTTWRHAIGLIYGAAIAVARDREQFDFVKGFPLFLIQVAAFFLRPFVRKDLRALPLEVQLRRRLEILGPTYIKLGQVLALRTDIFPPFITAELQHLLDRLPVVPFARYRELVAGGLGRPIDTMFAWIDEHPLGSASIAQIHRARTVDGDDVIIKVVKPNIGEILKRDARLLGFFGSFLQLFFAKYQPKRVIDEFTEYTLREVDLRREADNARQFALNFADLPGIRFPRIYPAFSSRSVMTMERFDGLRPDSTAAQRLPLEDREAVIDLGAESIIRMLYRDGFFHADLHPGNLFILRGPHGEPQLGFIDLGMVGYFDGELRRTLMYYYYSLVTGDAENAARYLASVAEPGPGGNVDGFRKAVAEVCRRFQRAANFSDYSLGQMVMESVSLGGRYRVYFPVELVLMVKALVTFEAVGHALIPDFDVAKLSQRHANKTFVEKFNPLALGKESLRGLPELVDLMVHAPVLLSDAIRFVEHRVKRPPPNPLDGVKSTLLSGFSLLGGSLVAGLGGPWWLWVPLFGLAVVFGLGARSR is encoded by the coding sequence ATGCCCGACACGCCTCCTCCCCGCCCGCTCGACGACGACGCGCTCGACGCGGCGTTCGAGGCCGCCCGTTCCGGCGGGGGCGACGTCGGCCACGGCCCGCCGCCCGAGTCGCTCCCTCGTACCCTGCCCGAGGCGCGGCCGGTACAGCCCCCGCCCGATCCACCACCGATCAGCCCAGCCGTCCCGCCGTCCGGCTTCGAGGTGCTCGAAGAGGGGCCGCCGCCGAGCCTCGTCCGCCGCTTCCTCACGACGTGGCGCCACGCCATCGGGCTGATCTACGGTGCCGCGATCGCCGTCGCCCGCGACCGCGAGCAGTTCGACTTCGTCAAGGGGTTCCCGCTCTTCCTGATCCAGGTCGCCGCGTTCTTCCTCCGGCCGTTCGTGCGGAAGGACCTCCGCGCGCTCCCGCTCGAAGTCCAGCTCCGCCGCCGCCTCGAAATCCTCGGGCCGACGTACATCAAGCTCGGGCAGGTCCTCGCGCTCCGCACCGACATCTTCCCGCCGTTCATCACGGCGGAGCTCCAGCACCTCCTCGACCGCCTCCCCGTCGTCCCGTTCGCGCGCTACCGCGAGCTTGTCGCGGGGGGGCTCGGCCGCCCCATCGACACGATGTTCGCGTGGATCGACGAGCATCCGCTCGGCAGCGCGTCGATCGCGCAGATCCACCGGGCCCGGACCGTCGACGGCGACGACGTCATCATCAAAGTCGTCAAGCCGAACATCGGCGAGATCCTCAAACGGGACGCCCGGCTGCTCGGCTTCTTCGGCTCGTTCCTCCAGCTCTTCTTCGCGAAGTACCAGCCGAAGCGGGTGATCGACGAGTTCACCGAGTACACGCTTCGCGAGGTCGACCTCCGGCGCGAGGCCGACAACGCGCGGCAGTTCGCGCTCAACTTCGCCGACCTCCCCGGCATTCGCTTCCCCCGCATCTACCCCGCCTTCAGCAGCCGGTCCGTGATGACGATGGAACGGTTCGACGGGCTGCGGCCGGACAGCACGGCGGCGCAGCGGCTCCCGCTCGAAGACCGCGAGGCCGTGATCGACCTCGGCGCGGAGTCGATCATCCGGATGCTCTACCGCGACGGCTTTTTCCACGCCGACCTCCACCCCGGCAACCTCTTCATCCTGCGCGGCCCCCACGGCGAGCCGCAGCTCGGCTTCATCGACCTCGGGATGGTCGGCTACTTCGACGGCGAGCTGCGACGGACGCTGATGTACTACTACTACTCGCTCGTCACGGGCGACGCCGAGAACGCCGCGCGCTACCTCGCCTCCGTCGCCGAGCCCGGCCCCGGCGGAAACGTGGACGGCTTCCGCAAGGCCGTCGCCGAGGTGTGCCGCCGCTTCCAGCGCGCCGCGAACTTCAGCGACTACTCGCTCGGGCAGATGGTGATGGAGTCGGTCTCGCTCGGCGGCCGGTACCGCGTCTACTTCCCCGTCGAACTCGTGCTCATGGTGAAGGCGCTGGTCACGTTCGAGGCCGTCGGCCACGCGCTCATCCCCGACTTCGACGTAGCGAAGCTCTCGCAGCGGCACGCGAATAAGACGTTCGTCGAGAAGTTCAACCCGCTCGCCCTCGGGAAAGAGAGCCTGCGCGGACTGCCCGAGCTCGTGGACCTGATGGTGCACGCGCCGGTCTTGCTCTCCGACGCGATCCGGTTCGTCGAGCACCGCGTGAAGCGCCCGCCCCCGAACCCGCTCGACGGGGTGAAGAGCACCCTCCTCTCGGGGTTCTCCCTCCTGGGCGGATCGCTCGTCGCCGGACTCGGCGGGCCGTGGTGGCTGTGGGTCCCGCTCTTCGGCCTCGCCGTCGTGTTCGGGCTGGGGGCGCGGAGCCGGTGA
- a CDS encoding 1-acyl-sn-glycerol-3-phosphate acyltransferase, with product MKPAPSYVRDLPPTVGTGPPFAPGTATWEPYDAPFHHAVTAAYEPVIDHYFRAHVVGAEHLPTEGPALLAANHSGSGFPHDAMVLDTLLWRRDGRPGPERKLRTLFEREISLAWWTRFLGLDDFWRRCGGVDTTVTNMDRLLARGTRALYFPEGADGIAKGFDQRYRLQPFSPAFVKLAARHDAPVVPVHVVGAEWAAPFGYTTRRANRFVQRWLHVPFFPFPVILLGLVPVLWYFALPCKLRYVVTEPVDVRSWLRDAGAADPSRPTRSEAEAVAERLREQMQAELDRQVAVHGRAPFDVRSLGPSLWRQRRRLLRLLPTGWPGPFLRLERDLKEGASSRRRFRDWDLFAWYVPVLGWPLLALLRRLRRPPCGFRGLARRAARLQQGEFRWSLKDLPLPPLEASPPLPISSATP from the coding sequence GTGAAGCCCGCCCCGTCCTACGTCCGCGACCTCCCGCCGACCGTCGGCACAGGACCGCCCTTCGCCCCCGGCACGGCGACGTGGGAGCCCTACGACGCGCCGTTCCACCACGCCGTCACGGCGGCGTACGAGCCCGTCATCGACCATTACTTCCGCGCCCACGTTGTCGGGGCCGAGCACCTCCCGACCGAAGGACCGGCCCTCCTCGCGGCGAACCACAGCGGCAGTGGCTTCCCCCACGACGCGATGGTGCTCGACACGCTCCTCTGGCGGCGCGACGGCCGGCCCGGCCCCGAGCGGAAGCTCCGCACCCTCTTCGAGCGCGAGATCTCGCTCGCGTGGTGGACCCGCTTCCTCGGACTCGACGACTTCTGGCGGCGCTGCGGCGGCGTCGACACCACGGTCACGAACATGGACCGGCTGCTCGCGCGCGGCACCCGCGCCCTCTACTTCCCAGAGGGCGCCGACGGAATCGCGAAGGGATTCGATCAACGCTACCGACTCCAACCGTTTTCGCCCGCGTTCGTGAAGCTCGCGGCCCGGCACGATGCGCCCGTCGTCCCGGTCCACGTCGTCGGCGCGGAGTGGGCGGCACCGTTCGGGTACACGACGCGGCGCGCGAACCGCTTCGTGCAGCGGTGGCTCCACGTCCCGTTCTTCCCGTTCCCGGTGATCCTCCTCGGCCTCGTCCCGGTGTTGTGGTACTTCGCACTCCCGTGCAAGCTGCGGTACGTCGTCACCGAGCCCGTCGATGTGCGGAGCTGGCTGCGCGACGCCGGGGCGGCGGACCCGAGCCGCCCGACACGGTCCGAGGCCGAGGCCGTGGCCGAGCGGCTGCGCGAGCAGATGCAGGCGGAGCTCGACCGGCAGGTCGCCGTGCACGGCCGCGCGCCGTTCGACGTGCGGAGCCTCGGTCCCTCGCTCTGGCGGCAGCGCCGCCGCCTCTTACGGCTTCTCCCGACGGGCTGGCCTGGTCCGTTCCTCCGGCTCGAACGCGATCTGAAAGAAGGGGCTTCTTCACGCCGCCGGTTCCGCGATTGGGACCTGTTCGCGTGGTACGTCCCCGTGCTCGGTTGGCCGCTGCTCGCGCTCTTGCGCCGCCTGCGTCGCCCGCCGTGCGGGTTCCGTGGTCTCGCGCGCCGCGCGGCCCGGCTGCAACAGGGCGAGTTCCGGTGGTCGCTCAAAGACCTCCCGCTCCCGCCCCTCGAGGCGTCCCCTCCGCTCCCCATCTCTTCCGCTACACCATGA
- a CDS encoding tetratricopeptide repeat protein: MRLRLLALFAFWLALPAAFAATDPGPMLVREPEAVALLDRGRTQMIAFQLDAAEATFERLGAQPSGRPAALLHLSKVALWRAMILEQDALYDRFFERSDALLATLESMPESPWRTHFRAETELHRAVIHAKKTEYARAAFALRQAYNHFEKNVTEHPAFFESSWGMGLCHTAVGLVPKNFRWMLKLMGFGGTVQEGLAEMEASAARSAYYRDEASMIFALTDLLVNDSKKGGMEYVVAMRRRHPTSPLVSYIHGFALLTQRDATGAETALRNAARQLQTPGTFTMPYVDYFLGEALFRQNEFAEAARYFQRYVKTFPGQALLAQAYLHVGLSLDMTGDRAGAIRAYERVRTREDYDSDAAALREAKERIEAPLTPRERALLLGRNAFDGGRYREAVKAVQPVLGDQQAPPIERAEAAYRSGRAYQVLKEWDEALRHYEFAINRPGDDLAKWGPWSLFYTGEVHEAMGNTAAARSAYERALANEQPYEYNKALQQRAKAALGRL, translated from the coding sequence ATGCGGCTCCGCCTGCTCGCTCTCTTCGCCTTCTGGCTGGCCCTGCCTGCGGCCTTCGCCGCCACCGATCCGGGGCCGATGCTCGTGCGCGAGCCCGAAGCGGTGGCCCTCCTCGACCGCGGCCGGACGCAGATGATCGCTTTCCAACTCGACGCGGCGGAGGCGACGTTCGAGCGGCTCGGCGCGCAGCCCTCGGGGCGGCCGGCGGCGCTCCTCCACCTCTCGAAAGTGGCGTTGTGGCGGGCGATGATCCTGGAGCAGGATGCGCTCTACGACCGGTTTTTCGAGCGGAGCGATGCCCTGCTCGCCACTCTGGAATCGATGCCGGAGTCGCCGTGGCGGACGCATTTCCGCGCCGAGACCGAGCTGCACCGCGCCGTGATCCACGCGAAGAAGACGGAGTATGCCCGCGCCGCGTTCGCGCTCCGGCAGGCGTACAACCACTTCGAGAAGAACGTGACGGAGCACCCCGCCTTCTTCGAGTCGTCGTGGGGGATGGGGCTGTGCCACACGGCGGTCGGGCTCGTGCCGAAGAACTTCCGCTGGATGCTGAAGCTGATGGGGTTCGGCGGGACGGTGCAGGAGGGGCTGGCCGAGATGGAGGCGTCGGCCGCCCGGAGCGCGTATTACCGCGACGAGGCCTCGATGATCTTCGCCCTCACCGACCTCCTCGTCAACGACTCGAAGAAGGGCGGGATGGAGTACGTCGTGGCGATGCGGCGGCGGCATCCGACGAGCCCGCTCGTGAGCTACATCCACGGCTTCGCGCTCCTCACGCAGCGCGACGCGACGGGCGCGGAGACGGCGCTGCGCAACGCCGCGCGGCAGCTCCAGACGCCGGGGACGTTCACGATGCCCTACGTCGACTACTTCCTCGGTGAAGCCCTCTTCCGGCAGAACGAGTTCGCCGAAGCGGCGCGCTACTTCCAGCGCTACGTGAAGACGTTCCCGGGCCAAGCCCTGCTCGCGCAGGCGTACCTCCACGTCGGACTTTCGCTCGACATGACGGGCGATCGAGCCGGCGCGATTCGGGCCTACGAGCGTGTCCGCACGCGCGAGGACTACGACAGCGATGCCGCCGCGCTGCGGGAGGCGAAGGAGCGGATCGAGGCCCCGCTCACGCCTCGGGAGCGGGCGCTCCTCCTCGGCCGCAACGCCTTCGACGGCGGGCGCTACCGCGAAGCGGTGAAGGCCGTGCAGCCCGTCCTCGGCGATCAGCAGGCGCCGCCCATCGAGCGGGCCGAGGCGGCGTACCGCAGCGGCCGGGCCTATCAGGTGCTGAAGGAGTGGGACGAAGCGCTCCGCCACTACGAGTTCGCCATCAACCGCCCCGGCGACGACCTCGCGAAGTGGGGGCCGTGGTCCCTGTTTTACACCGGCGAAGTCCACGAAGCGATGGGCAACACGGCGGCGGCACGGTCGGCCTACGAGCGCGCCCTCGCCAACGAGCAGCCGTACGAGTACAACAAGGCGCTCCAGCAGCGCGCGAAGGCCGCGCTCGGTCGGCTCTGA
- a CDS encoding Gfo/Idh/MocA family oxidoreductase: protein MTPTSSAGPIRVGLLGYGLAGSAFHAPLIAATPGMDLAAVVTGNAERAQQARDRYPGALIVPSAERLWERADDLDLVVLATPNRTHVPLTLAAFDAGLGVVVDKPLTPTVDDGRHLIAEAERRNLLLTVFHNRRWDGDFLTLQRLLREGALGDVQRFESRFEKWRPVPKPGWRQQAAPEEAGGLLFDLGAHLIDQALVLFGPVRDVYAELDARRGDVDDDVFVALTHTSGVRSHLWMSAVAADLGPRMRALGSRAAYTKYDLDVQEDRLRAGATPDEPGFSDEPEEQWGYIRSGDEAESVATEPGDYLAFYAGVRDALRTGSPLPVDPEDAVRGLAVIEAARRSSETRSVVTL from the coding sequence ATGACTCCGACCTCCTCCGCCGGCCCGATCCGCGTGGGCCTCCTCGGCTATGGCCTCGCCGGGTCGGCGTTCCACGCCCCCCTCATCGCCGCGACGCCGGGGATGGACCTCGCCGCCGTCGTCACCGGCAACGCCGAGCGCGCGCAGCAGGCCCGCGACCGCTACCCCGGCGCACTGATCGTCCCGTCGGCCGAACGACTCTGGGAGCGGGCCGACGATCTCGACCTCGTCGTGCTCGCGACGCCGAACCGGACGCACGTCCCGCTCACGCTCGCCGCTTTCGATGCCGGGCTCGGTGTCGTCGTCGACAAGCCACTTACGCCGACGGTCGACGACGGCCGCCACCTCATCGCCGAAGCCGAGCGGCGAAACCTCTTGCTCACCGTCTTCCACAATCGGCGGTGGGATGGCGACTTCCTCACGCTGCAACGGCTGCTGCGCGAGGGTGCGCTCGGCGACGTGCAGCGGTTCGAGTCGCGGTTCGAGAAGTGGCGGCCGGTCCCGAAGCCGGGGTGGAGGCAGCAGGCCGCGCCGGAGGAGGCGGGCGGCCTGCTCTTCGACCTCGGCGCGCACCTCATCGACCAGGCGCTCGTGCTCTTCGGCCCGGTCCGCGACGTCTACGCCGAGCTCGACGCCCGCCGCGGCGACGTGGACGACGACGTGTTCGTCGCGCTCACGCACACATCCGGCGTCCGCTCGCACCTCTGGATGAGCGCCGTCGCCGCCGACCTCGGCCCCCGGATGCGCGCGCTCGGCAGCCGCGCGGCGTACACGAAATACGACCTCGACGTGCAGGAGGACCGGCTGCGCGCGGGTGCCACACCCGACGAGCCCGGCTTCAGCGACGAGCCGGAGGAGCAGTGGGGGTACATCCGCAGCGGCGACGAGGCCGAGTCCGTCGCCACCGAACCCGGCGACTACCTCGCGTTCTACGCCGGCGTCCGCGACGCGCTGCGCACCGGCTCGCCGCTGCCCGTCGATCCCGAAGACGCCGTCCGGGGGCTCGCCGTCATCGAAGCGGCACGGCGGTCGAGCGAGACGCGGAGCGTCGTGACCCTGTGA
- a CDS encoding T9SS type A sorting domain-containing protein produces MPRFLLVWLALTLGNAALAQRIAPPADTLYAADYDAFTFVAPPAASALRGTARAQFDLDLSGFPPAAEAAFAFAAGIWATHIESPIPIRVRAVFSSLEAQTLAATGPACVEAGPELPVPNTWYAVALAEAILGEDLNPLGAEVCPGVDITATFNSDVDWYFGTDGSTPRGRYDFATVVLHELGHGLGFFGSFSVVTDGEDGACPALLGEVSVGEGCWGFGSDALRPLIFDRFAEDATGVSLLDTNVYPNPSLALGTVLRSDAVFFDGPSATPSNAAVPIDLFAPSNFEPGSSFSHLDEAVSPAGDANSLMTPFLARAEAIFSPGPFTCAIFRDIGWPLGPDCRALLEGGLSSFTARVTEGDVVLTFRLGLDSEFVTAVLEQEGADGRFEPVDVAIAPLDPSGSAAYTVRVPGLEQGVYAFRLRLTRADGTEVVSQPLVVSVLDGAFALAVYPNPFADVATVEVIVADAQDVRVDVYDTLGRRVAQLFDGTVVSSPTGALDLRWDGQGLAAGVYFVRAVGETFGVTRTVTRIR; encoded by the coding sequence ATGCCCCGATTCCTCCTCGTATGGCTGGCCCTCACGCTGGGGAATGCGGCGCTGGCTCAGCGCATCGCGCCGCCGGCCGACACGCTCTACGCCGCCGATTACGACGCATTCACCTTCGTCGCGCCGCCCGCCGCGAGCGCGCTACGTGGGACGGCTCGGGCGCAGTTCGACCTCGACCTCTCCGGCTTCCCGCCCGCGGCGGAGGCGGCGTTTGCCTTCGCCGCCGGCATCTGGGCGACCCACATCGAATCGCCCATCCCGATCCGCGTGCGCGCCGTTTTCTCGTCGCTCGAAGCGCAGACGCTGGCCGCGACGGGCCCCGCGTGTGTCGAGGCAGGGCCCGAGCTTCCGGTCCCGAATACGTGGTACGCCGTGGCGCTCGCCGAAGCCATCCTCGGTGAAGACCTCAACCCGCTCGGCGCCGAGGTCTGCCCCGGCGTCGACATCACGGCGACGTTTAACAGCGACGTCGACTGGTACTTCGGGACAGATGGCAGCACCCCGCGCGGGAGGTACGACTTCGCTACCGTCGTGCTGCACGAGCTCGGGCACGGGCTCGGGTTCTTCGGCTCGTTCTCCGTGGTGACGGACGGGGAGGACGGCGCCTGCCCCGCGTTGCTCGGCGAGGTCAGTGTGGGGGAGGGGTGCTGGGGGTTCGGGTCCGATGCGCTGCGGCCCCTCATCTTCGATCGCTTCGCGGAGGACGCCACCGGCGTATCGCTCCTCGACACCAACGTGTATCCGAACCCGTCGCTCGCCCTCGGCACCGTGCTCCGCAGCGATGCCGTCTTCTTCGACGGGCCGAGCGCCACTCCGTCGAACGCGGCCGTTCCCATCGACCTCTTCGCCCCGTCGAACTTCGAGCCCGGCTCCAGCTTCTCCCACCTCGACGAAGCGGTGTCGCCGGCGGGCGACGCAAACTCGCTGATGACGCCGTTCCTCGCGCGCGCCGAGGCCATCTTCAGTCCGGGCCCGTTCACGTGCGCCATCTTCCGCGACATCGGGTGGCCGCTCGGCCCCGACTGCCGGGCGCTGCTCGAGGGCGGGCTCAGCAGCTTCACCGCCCGCGTAACGGAGGGTGACGTGGTGCTGACGTTCCGCCTCGGTCTCGACAGCGAGTTCGTCACGGCCGTGCTGGAGCAAGAAGGGGCGGATGGCCGCTTCGAGCCCGTCGATGTGGCGATCGCCCCGCTCGACCCGTCGGGGTCGGCGGCGTACACCGTGCGCGTGCCGGGGTTGGAGCAGGGCGTGTACGCCTTCCGCCTCCGTCTCACGCGAGCCGACGGCACCGAGGTCGTGAGCCAGCCGCTCGTCGTCTCGGTCCTCGACGGGGCGTTCGCCCTCGCCGTGTACCCCAACCCCTTCGCGGACGTGGCTACGGTCGAGGTGATCGTGGCGGATGCGCAGGACGTGCGGGTGGACGTCTACGACACGCTGGGCCGGCGGGTGGCGCAGCTGTTCGACGGGACCGTGGTGTCGTCGCCCACGGGCGCACTCGACCTCCGGTGGGATGGGCAAGGCCTCGCCGCCGGGGTCTACTTCGTCCGCGCCGTCGGCGAGACGTTCGGGGTCACGCGGACGGTGACGCGGATTCGGTGA
- a CDS encoding DUF92 domain-containing protein has protein sequence MSDSLAFALFGSGLLVAVAMGEALRARAGLPPEASRRFVHAATGVLVALCPLWFSQPTGVYVLAGLFVVVNLWAIPRRVFPGMHGIQRRSWGTVTFPLALLFALVTCWTLDAGRVYILQTAFLILALSDPLASAVGMGLRRPGRFVVGSNEKSVAGSLAFFLSAFAVTMGALAVLGGHGLTVAGSLAAAFVVASLTTGAEALASRGWDNFFIVVAAVVPLTMLHGEPEAAGLLVAAVVVAVAFSGAAYAVGFLDRSGALATAGLAFSVVVLGPAWAVPGVTFFVLSSLLSKLGRRRKAQAEKLAEKGSRRDAGQVYANGGVAWALLIAYVFVPVDALYWGYVGAFAAAAADTWGTEIGTLAQGPTRLIWSGRRVPPGTSGGVSLAGTLGALAGATVVFLSVLPVGGVRLDGVGVAAAALVIVGGGMAAALVDSLLGATAQALYRDASGQLTERSDSNALVRGWRWLTNDRVNLACTLTGALLPAAFIALR, from the coding sequence ATGTCCGATTCCCTCGCGTTCGCCCTGTTCGGCTCCGGGTTGCTGGTGGCGGTGGCGATGGGCGAGGCGCTCCGGGCGAGGGCGGGGTTGCCGCCCGAGGCGTCGCGGCGCTTCGTCCACGCCGCGACGGGTGTGCTCGTCGCGCTCTGCCCGCTGTGGTTCTCTCAGCCGACGGGGGTGTACGTGCTGGCGGGCCTGTTCGTTGTCGTCAACCTGTGGGCGATCCCGCGGCGCGTGTTTCCGGGGATGCACGGCATTCAGCGGCGGAGCTGGGGGACGGTCACGTTCCCGCTCGCGCTCCTCTTCGCGCTCGTGACGTGCTGGACGCTCGACGCCGGCCGCGTATACATCTTGCAGACGGCGTTCCTCATCCTCGCGCTCTCCGACCCGCTCGCGTCGGCCGTGGGGATGGGGCTGCGGCGGCCCGGCCGGTTCGTCGTCGGATCGAACGAGAAGTCGGTGGCGGGGTCGCTCGCGTTTTTCCTCTCCGCCTTCGCCGTGACGATGGGTGCCCTCGCCGTACTCGGCGGGCACGGGCTGACGGTCGCCGGGAGCCTGGCGGCGGCGTTCGTCGTCGCGTCACTCACGACCGGGGCCGAGGCGCTCGCGAGCCGGGGGTGGGACAACTTCTTCATCGTCGTCGCGGCCGTGGTCCCGCTGACGATGCTGCACGGGGAGCCCGAAGCGGCGGGGCTGCTGGTCGCTGCCGTCGTTGTCGCCGTCGCGTTCAGCGGAGCGGCCTACGCCGTGGGCTTCCTCGATCGATCCGGGGCACTCGCGACGGCGGGTCTCGCGTTCTCCGTCGTCGTGCTCGGGCCGGCGTGGGCCGTGCCGGGCGTCACGTTCTTCGTGCTGTCGAGCCTGCTCTCGAAGCTCGGGCGGCGACGGAAGGCGCAGGCGGAGAAGCTCGCGGAGAAGGGCAGCCGACGCGACGCGGGACAGGTGTACGCGAACGGCGGCGTCGCGTGGGCGCTCCTCATCGCGTACGTGTTCGTCCCCGTCGACGCGCTCTATTGGGGCTACGTCGGGGCGTTCGCCGCCGCCGCGGCCGACACGTGGGGAACGGAGATCGGCACGCTCGCGCAGGGGCCGACGCGGTTGATCTGGAGTGGGCGGCGCGTCCCGCCGGGCACGTCGGGCGGCGTGTCGCTCGCGGGTACGCTCGGCGCGCTCGCTGGCGCCACGGTCGTGTTTCTGAGCGTGCTGCCCGTCGGCGGCGTCCGGCTCGACGGCGTCGGGGTGGCGGCGGCGGCGCTCGTCATCGTCGGTGGCGGGATGGCAGCGGCGCTCGTCGACAGTTTGCTCGGGGCGACGGCGCAGGCGCTCTACCGCGACGCGAGCGGACAGCTCACGGAGCGATCGGACTCGAACGCCCTCGTTCGGGGTTGGCGCTGGCTCACGAACGACAGGGTGAACCTCGCTTGCACGCTCACCGGGGCGTTGCTCCCGGCCGCGTTCATCGCCCTGCGGTAA
- a CDS encoding dicarboxylate/amino acid:cation symporter, with protein sequence MPWYKQLHWQIILGLVLGLIYGVIAAANGWGQFTSDWIAPFGTIFLNALKLIAVPLVLASLVLGVASLSDLRKLSRIGGKTILIYLGTTAVAVTIGLVIVNLLQPGAAIPDALQAELGAAYSGDLASREAAAAAAQSRGPLQFLVDIVPGNVFAAFSDNGNMLQVVFVALFIGIGLIQIPREKAKPVLDVVEGLNDLIIRLVDVIMLMAPIGVFALLAGTITQVAGDDINRIVELVGALGYYCLAVVLGLAIHMLVTYALLLKSFTPMSLGTFYRGIGPAQLVAFSTSSSGATLPVTMERCEEKLGVSEEISSFVLPLGATINMDGTALYQAVAAVFIAQAIGLDLPLAAQLTIVLTAVLASIGTAAVPGAGIIMLVIILQSVEVPVAGIALILGVDRILDMLRTVTNITGDATVATMIAASEGQLGPPNLDPAPDHIRVTAEA encoded by the coding sequence ATGCCCTGGTACAAACAGCTCCACTGGCAGATCATCCTCGGCCTCGTCCTCGGCCTGATCTACGGCGTGATCGCGGCGGCGAACGGGTGGGGGCAGTTCACGAGCGATTGGATCGCGCCGTTCGGGACGATCTTCCTCAACGCGCTCAAGCTCATCGCCGTCCCGCTCGTTCTCGCCTCGCTTGTCCTCGGCGTCGCGTCGCTGAGCGACCTCCGCAAGCTCTCGCGCATCGGCGGGAAGACGATCCTGATCTACCTCGGCACGACGGCCGTCGCGGTGACGATCGGGCTCGTGATCGTGAACCTCCTCCAGCCTGGCGCTGCGATTCCCGACGCGCTCCAGGCCGAGCTCGGCGCGGCGTACTCCGGCGACCTCGCCTCGCGCGAGGCGGCGGCGGCGGCGGCGCAGTCCCGCGGCCCGCTCCAGTTCCTCGTCGACATCGTGCCGGGCAACGTCTTCGCGGCGTTCTCCGACAACGGGAATATGCTCCAGGTCGTGTTCGTCGCCCTCTTCATCGGCATCGGGCTGATCCAGATCCCGCGCGAGAAGGCCAAGCCGGTGCTCGACGTGGTCGAGGGGCTCAACGACCTCATCATTCGGCTCGTCGACGTCATCATGCTGATGGCGCCGATCGGCGTGTTCGCGCTCCTCGCCGGGACGATCACGCAGGTAGCGGGCGACGACATCAACCGGATCGTCGAGCTCGTCGGCGCGCTCGGCTACTACTGCCTCGCCGTCGTGCTCGGGCTCGCGATCCACATGCTCGTGACGTATGCGTTGCTCCTGAAGTCTTTCACCCCGATGTCGCTCGGGACGTTCTATCGTGGGATCGGCCCGGCCCAACTCGTCGCGTTCTCGACCTCGTCGAGCGGGGCGACGCTGCCGGTAACGATGGAACGGTGCGAGGAGAAGCTCGGCGTGAGCGAGGAGATCTCGTCGTTCGTGCTCCCGCTCGGGGCGACGATCAACATGGACGGGACGGCGCTCTACCAGGCCGTCGCTGCCGTGTTCATCGCCCAGGCTATCGGGCTCGACCTCCCGCTCGCCGCCCAGCTCACGATCGTCCTCACGGCCGTGCTCGCGTCGATCGGGACGGCGGCGGTGCCGGGCGCGGGCATCATCATGCTCGTGATCATCCTCCAGTCCGTCGAGGTCCCCGTCGCCGGCATAGCCCTCATCCTCGGCGTGGACCGCATCCTCGACATGCTCCGCACCGTGACGAACATCACGGGCGACGCGACGGTGGCGACGATGATCGCCGCGTCCGAAGGCCAGCTCGGCCCGCCCAACCTCGACCCCGCGCCCGATCACATCCGCGTCACGGCCGAAGCCTGA